The following are encoded in a window of Pyrenophora tritici-repentis strain M4 chromosome 6, whole genome shotgun sequence genomic DNA:
- a CDS encoding ComEC, membrane metal-binding protein, with the protein MLVITPTATTTPVFTAASTNIATAAPTLPILAIHSVLAALAIPAAPAVLAAPALANYAPTISALTALTPAAFTLNAPTPTLSLLLLSLLSLFLLLLLSCSPTLATPAILTAPAPTALTSTSCSCYSYSYRSYSSAFRNPPYYCFCSRHFLYLYYPRLLAALAFPAVPAVSTALFCPLPPTPPPPAVTAVSAAATAPLVAALTTLATFAFLAALNIFAINPTASVLAAPDTLTISTVLTLSLVLVTCTALNILITTPTTPAPVAASAPAILAAYNILTSTSYLLQLIYTSGYCYCYCYSPTFAILATLTVLTILAVLTILAVLIILAASAVLTILAVLVLIPLSLLSPPSSLLSLLSISSLLLLTPHRSYYACGRYNYFCPALAFPTALAVPAVPHCSRYSRCFSLPTAATASTTPFAAAAPALAVLTVVAALATRSVLVTLAICAALDALAANAIALATNAACALTALAALVTFSALVFVVALIALAVAAAFATSNIFTTLAFVTTLAALALITALAALAFVATLTAATIVTVAAISLAANPAYALADLAALAFIAAYTIRPTRAVGATLVNVTTLYISSTRLLIL; encoded by the exons atgctcgttattactcctacggctactactacacctgtgtttactgccgcttctacaaatatcgccactgcggcccctacgcttcctattcttgctatccactccgtccttgctgctctcgccattccagctgctcctgctgtcctcgctgctcctgctctcgctaattacgctcctactatttccgcccttactgctcttactcctgcagcttttactcttaatgcgcctactcctacg ctctcactgctattgctctcgctactctcgctattcttgctactactactgtcctgct ctcctacccttgctactcctgctattcttactgctcctgctcctacggctcttacttctacgtcctgctcttgctactcttactcctaccgctcttactcctccgcattccgcaatcctccctattactgcttctgctctcgccacttcctctatctctactatccccgtcttcttgctgctctcgctttccccgctgttcccgctgtctctactgctctcttctgccccttacctcctacgcctcctccacctgcggtaactgcggtttcggcggccgctaccgctcctcttgtcgctgctcttactaccctcgctactttcgctttccttgctgctcttaatatcttcgctatcaatcctacggcttctgttctcgctgctcctgatactcttactatctctactgtccttactttgtcccttgtccttgtaacttgcactgctcttaatattcttattactactcctactacccctgcacctgttgccgcttctgcccctgctatccttgctgcttataatatccttacttctacctcttacctcttacagcttatatacacctccggctactgctattgctactgctactctcctactttcgctatcctcgctactcttactgtccttactatcctcgctgttcttactatcctcgctgtcctcattatcctcgctgcttccgctgtccttacaatcctcgctgtcctcgtt ctgatcccgctatccctactatccccgccgtcctcgctgctctcgctgctatcgatatcctcgcttctgctcctcactccccaccgctcctactacgcctgcggccgctataactacttctgccctgctcttgctttccctactgctctcgctgtccctgctgtcccccactgctcgcgctactctcgctgcttctcacttcctaccgctgctacggcttctacaactcctttcgccgctgcggctcctgctctcgctgtccttaccgtcgtcgctgctctcgctactcgctctgttctcgttactctcgctatatgcgcggctctcgatgctctcgctgccaacg ctattgctctcgctaccaacgctgcctgcgctcttactgctctcgccgctctcgttaccttctctgccctcgtctttgtcgttgctctcattgctctcgctgttgccgctgctttcgctacctctaatatctttactaccctcgccttcgtcactactctcgctgctctcgccttgatcactgctctcgctgccctcgccttcgtcgctactcttactgctgctactatcgtcactgttgctgctatctctcttgctgctaaccctgcctacgctctcgctgatcttgctgctcttgcctttatcgctgcttacactatccgacctactcgagctgttggagctaccctcgtcaacgttacaactctctatatttcctctactcgcctattaatcttgtaa